The Paenibacillus mucilaginosus 3016 genome includes the window TCGTCATACGGCACGCCCCCAAAATAAGAGAGTACATACCCTGCCGGCGGGTCAGCCGCCTGTACCGTTCCCGGCACGGCCGCCCCTGTGGACAGCAGAGCCAGCACCAGGGCCCATGCAAGCACGATTCTGCCCCATCTGTGTTTCATCTTCCTCTCCTCCTTCAATAATGCAGTCTCTTCGCCAGAGCTGCAGGATGGCCCGCCGGTTCCGGGCCGTTTCATTCCGGCCCGTATCACCTTCCTTTCCTGAAGCTGTTTCCATTGTATAAGCGCTTTCATTAATTGGAAATAGATCCCTTTTCGATAAAAGTGCATTTTCTTACGATTGCCGGTTCCCTGCCCGTCCCAAACCGAGTACACTGGTAAAGCAGCTATGCGACCATACGATCGAGACACGAAGGGGATCGAACAACCGGATGGACGAACACGAATCATGGTATTCCAAGAACCGAAATGAGGATGAGCCCGAGAGCCGCACGGTCAGGCCCTGGATGCGTTACTGGGCCCGCTCTCTGGATCTATTGCTGTGGGCGGCGATACTGGAAGCTCTCTTTGCGGCCTTACCGGCGTTACCGGACTCGCCCCTCATCCCTGTTCCCAAGCTTCTGCTCCCGGTACTCTTCGCCCTGCTCTGGCTCCCTGTGGAAAGCCTGCTGCTCTCCACCTGGGGCACGACGCCCGGCAAGCTGCTGTTCGGCGTGAAGGTGCGGCGTACGGACGGCGGGAAGGCCCATCTTCCGCGGACATTCCGGCGCAGTATGCTGCTGCTGTGGCGTGGACTGGGCCTCGAGATCCCCGTGATCTCCATGCTCACCATGCTGAACGCGCACCACGAGCTCCACCGGCACGGACAGACCTCGTGGGACCGGGATACCGGCCTGCAGGTACAGTACCGCATGAAGTCCTGGGGAGATACGCTCGTGGTCTGGGTGCTGATTGTGCTCCTGGTCTATGCCAGGCTGTACTACCTGCTTCAGGGATGGGCCTCCTTATTCACCGCCCCGGCGCGAGGTCCATACAGACCAAAAAGGCCTCCGTCACTTCCGGAGGCCTTTCAGCTGGGGTATTCCTTCCCTCGTCGTCCGTTCATCAGGCGAACCTCAGCTTGAGAAACATCGTGATGCCCTGCGCCACCAAACGAAACCAGCCGATAGCCGAGATCCAGAGCGGAATACTGAGTAACATGCCGTATACCATACCTACCGAGAATCTGCTTTCCATATGCCGCACCTCCGCGTTTTGTCCTATCCCCATGCGGTTCTCTTTGCTGTTACGCTTACTATATCAAAGGCCTATTTGGAATGATTTAGGGATGTGTTAGGAAAGATTTAGTTTTGAAAGCGTTTTTAACTTGTGTTATGTACCTATTAACCTCATTTGGATAGAACAAAACCGGCACCCTTCGATGCCGGCTCTGTGTTTGAGTCCGTAGATGGTAAAAAGTTCAGGTGAAGCAGCCCCCGGTGCTTAAGCCTCGGGAACCCGGTTTTATTTCTCGTACAGCTCCAGGGGCAGACCGTCCGGGTCGGCGAAAAAGGTAAACCGTTTGCCCGTCGTTTCATCCACGCGGACCGGCTCCACTTCCACCCCATGCCGCGTCAGCTCACCTACCGCCTGATCGATATCATCGACCTCGAACGCCAGGTGCCTCAGCCCTCGGGCTTCCGGGTAGCTCAGGCGCTTCGGCGCATCCGGGAAGGAGAACAGCTCGATCTGCGCTCCCCCTACCTGCAGGTCCAGCTTGTAGGACCTGCGCTCCGCACGGTACGTCTCGAGAATGATCCGGAGTCCGAGAATTTCGGTGTAAAATTTCTTCGATACCTCATAGTCCGAACAAATGATGGCGGCATGATGAATTTGGTTGATCTGCAGCATCTGTGATTCCTCCTTAGTAGCTGATGAGGGACGCCATGAGCAGTCCGGAAGCGAGGCTCAGGCAGAACGAGAAGATCCCGACGGACACATTGCCCTTCGGTATTTCGGCCAATACCTTGAACGGCGTAAGCAGCTCGAACAGGTAGAAAATGATGATCTGGAACGCAATGCCGACCAGGCCCCAGATCACGAGATCGAGGATGCCCACCGAGTGATAGACTGCGGAGGCGAGCACAAGCACCTGGCCGATGATTTTGCCGCCCAGGTCATAAGCGGCCGCCTTGCCCGCCGCGACCTTCGCCGGATCGCTCAGCTCCCCGCCGTCGCGGATCAGTTTGAACTCGCTGTACGGCGTCGTCAGGTTAAAGAACAGGATGCCCACCCCGACGAGCGGCACCGTAACCGCCAAATAGATCAAAAAATTCAAAATGGTCCCGAACTGGTCCATTTCTCCAACCCCTTGCTTATGTATTGTGCGTCAGCCGGGAACCCGCGGGCTTCAAGATCCTGCGGACTCCCGGGCCCTTTTTACGCCAAGGCGCAGGGCAGATAATACGATAAATTGCCGGTAATCCGGCCTCCCACGCGGGCCACGACCGCGGAGCCCTGCCCGTCGATGAGGAAGCAGCCCCAGAGCAGGCTTCCCCGGTACGGCCCGGCCAAGGTCTCGACCTCGACCTCGGGCAGCGGCGCGTACTGCTGGTAGACCATGGGCTGGTGCCCATACTCTTCGTCCCCGCTCGCTTCGGCTGCGGCTCCCTTTTCGTAGATGGTTACCCCGCTGCCTTCCCGGCCGAGGATCGGCTTGGAGACATAGGCGGAGCCTTCGGCGAAGGCCGGCTCAAGATACGTCGGCAGCATGTAGCGCGAGATCGCCTCATGCTCCTCTTCCGTATAGAACTCCCCGGCCTGGTGCAGATTCCAGATCAGCGCCTGCAGCGCCTTGGTCTGCGCCGCAAAGCCTGAGGGCGGATTGATCACCGCCAGCTTCCTCTCCGCGATCAGCCGGAGCACATGCTCTCCTGTCGGATAGCCGTCGGTGTCCCGGTCCTCGGCCAGCTTCTCGATGGCATGCAGCCGGTACAGGATATCGACAGGCACCGGCTCGCCTTCGCCGGGCTTCTCCGCCCACAGCCGCTCCCCCTGCACGCGCAGGTCGGCAAGCGGCACGAACTGCGCGCCCTCCAGGCTGCTGTTGGCCAGCAAATATTTCGTCGTGCCCGCATCCTCCTCGTGCCAATCCAGTGCCGAGAAGAAGATGTGCTCCGCCGGGTACCCCGCCGTGCGGTACAGGTCCAGCATCCGGCCGAAGGCCTTCGGCAGCATGGCCGCGCAGCCCGCGTTGGGGTCCCGGGCCCCGTACGCCGCACAGACCCGGCCGTTCACATGGAAGGCCTCGACGATCCCGGTCGGCGTATCGCTGTTGAACTCAAGCATCTTGAGCCCCTGGGGCGTTTCGGCAAAATCGAACCGGCCGATCAGGGTGGCCTTCTCCCCGTCGAAGCGCAGCCGTATGGCCCCGAACGCCGCCTCCGGGAGGCCGAGCTCCCGCCACAGCTCCTCCCCGCCCTGCTGCACCGTCTCTACGGTCCGTGCATAGAGGCGGCCGAGCTTCTCCGCCGCCCCGCGCATCTCCGCGAGCAGCTCGGGGCTTAGGCGGTGCAGACCCGCCAGCGCGTATTCCTGCTCGTACATGACGTCCCAGGTAAAGACGCCTTCGCTCCGGAGCGCGCCGTACAATGCATCCCGGCGCTCCTTGTAGCTCCTGCGGGAGAAGCCTGATATTCCTTCTTCCATGCGTTCTCCCTCCTTGCAAACTGCGGCTTCTTCACCCGGTTCCGGTCCTCAGGAGCTTGAGCTCCCGCTGGAACCGATACCGCCCTTGGAAATCCCTGAAGAGCTTCCCGAGACGGTGCCGGAGGACGATGCCTTCGAGCTGCCGTAATAATAATGAGAGGAGGAAGAGCTTCCGCCCCCTCCGTCATCGCAGTACCCGTCGCGGTTGTTGTCCACGCAGTCCCGCGA containing:
- a CDS encoding DUF350 domain-containing protein — translated: MDQFGTILNFLIYLAVTVPLVGVGILFFNLTTPYSEFKLIRDGGELSDPAKVAAGKAAAYDLGGKIIGQVLVLASAVYHSVGILDLVIWGLVGIAFQIIIFYLFELLTPFKVLAEIPKGNVSVGIFSFCLSLASGLLMASLISY
- a CDS encoding VOC family protein translates to MLQINQIHHAAIICSDYEVSKKFYTEILGLRIILETYRAERRSYKLDLQVGGAQIELFSFPDAPKRLSYPEARGLRHLAFEVDDIDQAVGELTRHGVEVEPVRVDETTGKRFTFFADPDGLPLELYEK
- a CDS encoding RDD family protein; amino-acid sequence: MDEHESWYSKNRNEDEPESRTVRPWMRYWARSLDLLLWAAILEALFAALPALPDSPLIPVPKLLLPVLFALLWLPVESLLLSTWGTTPGKLLFGVKVRRTDGGKAHLPRTFRRSMLLLWRGLGLEIPVISMLTMLNAHHELHRHGQTSWDRDTGLQVQYRMKSWGDTLVVWVLIVLLVYARLYYLLQGWASLFTAPARGPYRPKRPPSLPEAFQLGYSFPRRPFIRRTSA
- a CDS encoding glutathionylspermidine synthase family protein, with the protein product MEEGISGFSRRSYKERRDALYGALRSEGVFTWDVMYEQEYALAGLHRLSPELLAEMRGAAEKLGRLYARTVETVQQGGEELWRELGLPEAAFGAIRLRFDGEKATLIGRFDFAETPQGLKMLEFNSDTPTGIVEAFHVNGRVCAAYGARDPNAGCAAMLPKAFGRMLDLYRTAGYPAEHIFFSALDWHEEDAGTTKYLLANSSLEGAQFVPLADLRVQGERLWAEKPGEGEPVPVDILYRLHAIEKLAEDRDTDGYPTGEHVLRLIAERKLAVINPPSGFAAQTKALQALIWNLHQAGEFYTEEEHEAISRYMLPTYLEPAFAEGSAYVSKPILGREGSGVTIYEKGAAAEASGDEEYGHQPMVYQQYAPLPEVEVETLAGPYRGSLLWGCFLIDGQGSAVVARVGGRITGNLSYYLPCALA